The region TCTGAAGCGACTCATCAAGGACGAAGCCAAGGCGGCCAAGCAAGGACTGCCTTCAGGGATCACGCTGAAGCTGAACGCGCTTGAGGACACCAAGATGATTCGAGCGCTTTATGACGCCTCCGGTGACGGAGTGCCCATGGAGATCATCCTTCGTGGAATCTGCAGACTCCTCCAGGGCGTTCCCGGGCAGAGTGAGACCATCAGTGTGCGCAGCATCATCGATCGATACCTCGAGCACCCGAGGATCTACCGCTTCCACAGCGGTGGAGAAGACCGCATGTACCTCGCGTCCGCCGACTGGATGAAGCGGAATCTGTCACGGCGCGTCGAGGTTGCGATCCCCGTCTACGACCCCGAAGTCAAACGGCAGCTGGCGAAGCTCCTAGACATTCAGCTGGCCGACAATCAGAAGGCCCGCTCGATCGAGGCGGACGGTACGAACCCTTATCTGCGCAACGACGAAGCGCCGCTGCGCGCTCAAGCCGTGTTCCGTGACTTTGTAGCAAGCCTGTAAGAGCCACGTGAGCCCACAGTGGGTGTGCCGCACTGATCACGTCCTGAACGAGATCGTCGATGAACGTCTCCCTGAGGAGCGAGCCGAAGACCGGGCTCGGGTCTTTGTCTACGGACCGGAAGCTGTACTCTCGGCCATCTGCACCCAAGAATCGTAGTGACCGCGTTTGACGCCCCCCGCCGGTACGTGCACGGCGATTCCAACCCGCGACGCCGGAACCGCGCCTTTAGTCCATCTCGCGTCATCTCACACACATCCGCGATGGCGTGGAGGCCCTCGTAGTGCGTAGGGAACTCGAGAATCCGGCGACTAAACGCGCACAGGGGCATGGGCAGCGGCGTACCTGCCCCCTTGAGATCCGCCAGGCACTTGTCGACCCAAGACGCTCCCTGAGCCTGTTCGTCGATCACCGTTTGAAGGCGGCTGGTCAGAAAAACAATGCGCCGCAGTGGCAACTGGGAGGAGCGACATTCGTTTTCCCAACGGACCAGAAGCCCTCTGGCCCAACTCCAACACGGGGACATCCGAGCGTACACCCACGAGCGGCCCTCGAGTCCCATCGGCCAGCACGGTCAGTCGAGGCAAACCCCATTCCACCGCAGCTGGAGCAAGGCGAACTCATAGCACAACGTCTTCTTCCGGGTCTGCAGCGTTCTGCACAACCGTTCGGACCTAAGGGTCTGAGACGTACGCTACGATCATGGGGCCCTGTCCCTACACAACAGGATGGGCTCACTCTACCAGGGGCCAGTGTCTAAAATCGGATCCTGCAGCGCCGTCGCGACAGCAAATTCCTCCGGCTCACCGTACCAGGTGTGACCCCCAGGGTCACGAATCGACCCTAGAAGCCCAACCATGGCAGAGGCTCTAGAGCTCTAGGGCCACCGGCTTATCACCAGACCAGTCATAGAAGCCCATACCGGTCTTTCGGCCGTAACGACCCATCGCGACGATTCGCTTGAGCAATGGCGGAGGGGCGTACCGCTCTTCCCGATACTCGTCGAACATGATCTCACTGATCTTGTAGAGCGTGTCGATACCGACGAAGTCGCACAGCATGAACGGCCCCATTGGGTAACCACAACCCAGCGCCATTCCCGTGTCGATGTCCTCAATGCTCGCGACACCTCGTTCCAGCTGCCTGATCGCGTCAAGCATGTAGGGAACCAGCAAGAGGTTCACGACAAAACCCGAGTTGTCTTTCGCGGCGATCGGGACCTTGCCCAGCGCCTTCGCAAAGGCGTGGGCCCTATCAAAGGTCTCGGCGCTCGTCACGATGGTCTTCACGACCTCGACGAGCTTCATGACCGGGACCGGGTTGAAGAAGTGCAGCCCCACGAAACGATCCGCTCGCTCCGTGGCCGCGGCCATATCGGTGATGGTCAGGGAGCTGGTGTTCGACGCGAAGATCGTGTTGTCACCGCAGATACCATCGAGTTCACCAAACAGGGCATTCTTGGCGTCGAGTTCTTCCACGATGGCCTCGATGATGATGTCACACTCAGCCAGATCGGACACATGAGTCGTGTAACTCAGGCGAGCCCCCGCTGCATCGCGATCCGCAGCAGTGAGCTTCTCTTTTTTGACCGCCCGGTCCATCGACTTCTGAATACGGGCCTGCCCTTTCTGAAGCAGCTCGTCGTTCATCTCACGTACCACAACATCGAAGCCGCTCTTGGCTGCGATCTCCGCGATGCCACTGCCCATGAGGCCACATCCGACCACCCCCACCTTGCTGATATCCACTCTGCTTCTCCGTTATGTGTATTCGGCGCCGGGCGCCGGTTCATAAATTCTACGCTTCGTCCTGCATCACGTCCCGAGCGACACCATGAAAGTGTCGCTTCACCCAACGTCTCCAAGATGCAGGAGGAGGCTCGAGGGACTCGCCGCGTTCAAGCGTATCGAGCACTCCTTCAATCTCCATCTGCACCTCGCCCAGCTTCTTCTTGTGTGAAGCGCCTGCGAGGTAGGTGATACCCGTCGCGATCCCCGTCCCCAGCACGATACCCACCCCGACCGCGAGGCCGACCGGTGTAAGCGCGGCCAGTCCCCACCCAGCCAAAGACCCGGCGGCTAGGCCTGCAGAGCCACCCCCGATCCCGGTCCCGATGATGCTCTCGTCACGAGTCCCAGGATCAACCACGAACTCGATCCGCGACCGGTCGTTTTCTAACGATGTGACGTGGACTTCGACCGACTTCGCCGAAGCGAGATAGTACTTCCTTGAAGTGAAGCTCGCGGCACGAGCGATCTGAGACGCCCAGTCCACTGAAGGTCGGTACAGGAGCAATTCTGAAGTCCTCCGTACCGACTGCAGCAACTGCGAGCCTGCGAGAAACTCGTCGATTTTCGCGGTCAGATCCCAGCTGGTACCAGGCACTACTCGGGCCGCCCGAACGTAGAGTGGCCCAAAGATCCGATCGACGACGCCGACGTCCAGGCCTTCTGTCCGCACGTCCGTTAGCGCCTGTCTTACATGCTCGGAACTCAGTCCCACTTCGCCCGCAATCCGAAATACCTCCACTTCGGACAACGAACCATCACCCGCTCCATCAGCGGACGACAGCTCGGCGGCCCGTCGAATGACCGCGTCGAACTCCCGCCGGGTAAGGCTGGTTCCAGGTTCGTCAGTCATCGGCCGCCTAGAGCGCCTCTACGATCACGGCACCGC is a window of Longimicrobiales bacterium DNA encoding:
- a CDS encoding 3-hydroxybutyryl-CoA dehydrogenase — translated: MDISKVGVVGCGLMGSGIAEIAAKSGFDVVVREMNDELLQKGQARIQKSMDRAVKKEKLTAADRDAAGARLSYTTHVSDLAECDIIIEAIVEELDAKNALFGELDGICGDNTIFASNTSSLTITDMAAATERADRFVGLHFFNPVPVMKLVEVVKTIVTSAETFDRAHAFAKALGKVPIAAKDNSGFVVNLLLVPYMLDAIRQLERGVASIEDIDTGMALGCGYPMGPFMLCDFVGIDTLYKISEIMFDEYREERYAPPPLLKRIVAMGRYGRKTGMGFYDWSGDKPVALEL